Proteins encoded by one window of Triplophysa rosa linkage group LG19, Trosa_1v2, whole genome shotgun sequence:
- the LOC130570328 gene encoding uncharacterized protein KIAA2026, whose translation MKSGHMCESVSHAARDMNLNHRLTLTSCTFKPESECLEVSERLCNGSSDQSGLENFKLHCNTSEVAPDRVTVTSEDDSRSLASSTVEDEDHLTPEIQQAYRIFQSFLSEKHKATTAPFWHPVGPGSHGDQASDGEMCFKKMDEKFLNGEYESITAFVADFRLMLENCYRCHALHHWMSKQAQKLEVILEQKLTLLSRTLREKTTLAVTSGGRFGTEDEKAPAGTSSRRRSVPRNLAAITVGGSESILVQALRLEELQRAKDEKRQRELERREAEEVSAKELEDWERSLLSLAEPWSVHSMWELPAIGHFLCLAQTALNLPEIVFYELERCLLMPRSSSFLSKVMTSLLCPPHKRSTLHRRPALTYRKWEAELCRRVHGWYLSVGGAEDQVSRAEHLGLCHQFFWAVGETNPLEETPFHLLPFNRRVWLLKSLCDHVYETQKDVQDAVLGQPIHECRESILGYDGRENAYIHFPHFCGADLRIYCQSPCLPMEFPLPSLHVKRSEEEPRSEGSEVKVNEFQSVDRVKVENDSSDNAEVCAWGVKEEEQKRSSSVRSRHTRDPGGVPQVEESSERETRFRVGGGCYEGKSPALTSRRHLQEKRPCTECSEACSHGHIWNHSRPEINRCRRDISTDETAETRRAKRKKKSVRKTNARKLNVKNQRTKKRVQRAANRTKKHKLRKVFDSKTVSVKRRTGSSLLPLEPSLQLVCSSLDDLRRLISRTEDELDELNSTKKRSGRWPHKRSTVKELHITLIRLLNELLPWEPKLVKAFQKNRARLKKECDDFRKHPEYEHFIREQTDKADAEEVSLCTHTTGEPQDEVTTLSEDSENAVHVNELVSHKSRCTDRRPDVIMSAHETGPFTRASKRRHSVISEDLSALKKSQTDSESSSSPSVEASDLTTNTQPSERCSVLSVRCFQGTHKPIQALLARSVGNKVTLINHPSAAIMAQRAREDNTTSAPATPVQPSATCSPTSRSHPVPTVTSQTTSTSESTGPLVYKTAGGVGLLKRGGTSVKSSTSHHRPEDKRVVVLPSNLLRPDTTAGFTVRENKVPIQQVAPLKDTGDIGTPAAAVSPTLRTFPTTAGHKKPTEPKQELRTVCIRDSQSILVTTRGGNTGVVKVQTSEKKRSSTLPHSSAFSISPQLQAFLLSKTSTSVPSLPPVTPRSKDFSWFSSSTVRTETSSVTCSDSSSGRRLMTSNVQTSVSKCAANPPQQMTSDQSTLQKVFLLDPTSNSTTTSAACATPGSRVMFVNHPSVSNNSTLSVPKGVCASDISPPALKALKVIPNLKTSFGSSAAGPVMNIPGISFPGLNSRMLSTRKTVSPVTEVSAKTTPVMSTNHTLSHERRNDSGTSDAVHKTAASADGKTFTFSTLGTGHMASSELLCVMKDPSTSPVLNVLNNKSGLVVGGSDSSFSFSGSLMSKRTTKPHVMSPPSSVPHTTPVTSHPSSVQTQTGSSSTSCPPVVMSSGVRSVQEKIVINTSAPLAPGTQLLINNTRFLVPPRGLGAGSHVLLISSSCPGGGVGSVPPRGLNASVPSVVQGTKVSSPQQSQARLPSPTTSSDGVCQQTSPSQALPAGVSSEPSLASVVRLPVIQTSDLTVHPSPSASSGSTSVVCSRSQGRLLSTTSAVLQSTSVNTVISQNAPVMTRAPTITRMQKLPVATVPPIGCPATIPPSMNSVIMTPRQPIRALQPGTIGTVVQSTSALQMISGTFSKLLLSPDGAVLNIIQTSSDTHVTRKPTTAQVNHPITRVTVADDPLRSPTENPDRLDQ comes from the exons ATGAAGAGCGGACACATGTGTGAATCCGTGTCACACGCTGCCCGTGACATGAACCTGAACCACCGTTTGACCTTGACCTCCTGCACGTTCAAACCCGAGTCCGAATGTCTGGAGGTGTCGGAGCGACTGTGTAACGGTTCCTCTGACCAATCGGGGTTGGAGAATTTCAAGTTACACTGTAATACAAGTGAAGTGGCTCCTGACAGGGTCACGGTGACCTCTGAAGATGACAGCAGGTCTTTAGCGTCCAGCACTGTTGAAGATGAAGACCATCTCACGCCCGAAATCCAACAGGCCTACAGAATCTTTCAAAGCTTCCTTTCGGAAAAGCACAAAGCTACGACGGCCCCGTTTTGGCATCCTGTCGGCCCCGGATCGCACGGGGATCAGGCCTCTGACGGCGAGATGTGTTTCAAAAAGATGGATGAGAAGTTTCTGAATGGAGAGTATGAATCCATCACAGCGTTTGTGGCTGATTTCAGACTGATGTTAGAGAACTGTTACCGCTGTCATGCACTCCATCACTGGATGTCCAAACAGGCCCAGAAACTCGAGGTGATTCTAGAGCAGAAACTCACTCTGCTGTCCAG AACACTGAGAGAGAAAACCACCCTGGCCGTGACATCTGGAGGACGCTTTGGCACAGAAGATGAAAAAGCCCCAGCAGGCACATCATCCAGACGGCGCTCCGTCCCACGAAACCTCGCGGCCATCACTGTGGGCGGCAGCGAGTCCATATTGGTTCAAGCATTGAGACTCGAAGAACTGCAGCGAGCCAAAGACGAGAAAAG GCAGCGAGAGCTGGAGAGGAGAGAGGCAGAGGAGGTGTCGGCTAAAGAGCTGGAGGATTGGGAGCGGTCATTACTGTCTCTGGCAGAACCGTGGTCAGTCCACAGCATGTGGGAGCTGCCGGCCATCGGTCACTTCTTGTGTCTGGCTCAGACGGCTCTAAACCTGCCTGAGATTGTTTTCTATGAGCTGGAGCGCTGCTTGCTGATGCCTCGCTCTAGCTCTTTCCTCTCCAAGGTCATGACCTCTCTGCTCTGCCCTCCACACAAAAGATCAACCCTCCACCGTCGCCCGGCGCTAACGTACAGGAAGTGGGAGGCGGAGCTTTGCCGGAGAGTTCATGGCTGGTATCTGTCGGTGGGCGGGGCTGAAGATCAGGTCTCACGAGCTGAACACCTCGGTCTGTGCCATCAGTTCTTCTGGGCCGTCGGGGAGACGAATCCGCTGGAGGAGACGCCGTTCCACCTGCTTCCGTTTAACCGCCGCGTTTGGCTTCTCAAGAGCCTCTGTGATCACGTGTACGAGACGCAGAAAGACGTGCAGGACGCCGTTCTCGGGCAGCCCATTCACGAGTGCCGTGAGTCCATCCTGGGCTACGACGGTCGGGAGAACGCCTACATTCACTTTCCACACTTCTGCGGCGCGGACTTGAGGATCTACTGCCAGAGTCCCTGTCTCCCGATGGAGTTTCCTCTTCCGTCGCTCCACGTCAAGAGGTCTGAGGAGGAGCCGAGATCAGAGGGGTCAGAGGTCAAGGTGAATGAGTTTCAATCTGTAGATCGCGTGAAGGTGGAGAACGACAGCTCCGACAACGCAGAAGTGTGTGCGTGGGGTGTCAAAGAAGAGGAACAGAAACGCTCCTCCAGCGTCCGTTCCCGGCACACACGAGATCCTGGAGGCGTTCCGCAGGTAGAAGAGTCGTCAGAGCGTGAGACGCGCTTCAGAGTAGGAGGCGGCTGTTACGAAGGCAAATCTCCAGCTCTGACCTCACGCCGGCACCTTCAGGAGAAACGTCCCTGTACAGAATGTTCTGAAGCATGTTCTCACGGTCACATCTGGAACCACAGCCGGCCTGAAATCAACCGGTGCAGACGAGACATTTCCACGGATGAGACGGCGGAGACGAGGCGTgcgaagagaaagaaaaagagcgTGAGGAAGACAAACGCAAGAAAACTGAACGTGAAGAATCAGAGAACGAAGAAACGTGTGCAGAGAGCGGCCAACCGAACGAAAAAACACAAACTGA GGAAAGTGTTTGACAGTAAGACTGTGTCTGTGAAGAGAAGAACAGGATCATCACTGCTGCCGCTGGAACCATCATTACAG ttGGTGTGCTCCAGTCTGGATGATCTCAGACGTCTCATCAGTCGAACTGAAGATGAACTAGATGAGCTTAACAGCACCAAAAAGAGATCT GGAAGATGGCCACACAAGAGATCCACTGTAAAGGAGTTACACATCACACTTATAAGGCTGCTGAATGAGCTGTTGCCATGGGAACCCAAACTGGTCAAGGCCTTTCAGAAGAACAG AGCGCGTTTGAAAAAGGAGTGTGACGATTTCAGAAAACACCCTGAATATGAGCACTTCATCAGAGAGCAGACGGATAAGGCAGACGCTGAAGAGGTTTCTTTGTGCACGCACACAACAGGAGAACCACAAGATGAAGTCACGACATTGAGCGAAGATTCCGAGAACGCAG TGCACGTAAACGAGCTTGTAAGTCACAAATCAAGATGCACAGATCGCAGGCCTGATGTCATCATGTCAGCTCATGAGACGGGACCCTTCACACGCGCTTCAAAACGCCGTCACAGTGTGATAAGTGAAGATCTGAGCGCATTGAAGAAAAGTCAAACAGACTCCGAGAGTTCCTCGAGTCCCAGTGTGGAGGCCAGCGAtttaacaacaaacacacaacccTCAGAAAGATGTTCAGTGTTATCTGTCCGGTGTTTTCAGGGGACTCACAAACCCATTCAGGCGCTGCTGGCCAGGAGTGTTGGAAACAAAGTGACCTTAATAAATCATCCCAGCGCTGCTATTATGGCCCAGAGAGCGCGAGAGGATAACACAACATCAGCACCTGCGACACCTGTCCAACCTTCAGCCACCTGCTCACCCACATCCCGCTCTCATCCCGTCCCCACGGTAACATCACAGACAACATCCACATCAGAGAGCACTGGTCCGCTGGTGTACAAGACCGCAGGAGGTGTGGGGCTTCTGAAGAGAGGCGGCACTTCAGTGAAGTCTTCAACATCACATCACAGACCAGAGGATAAACGGGTTGTTGTTTTACCTTCGAATCTGTTGAGACCCGACACTACAGCAGGCTTTACTGTACGTGAAAACAAGGTTCCCATCCAGCAGGTGGCGCCACTGAAAGACACCGGTGACATCGGAACACCAGCAGCTGCAGTTTCACCTACTTTAAGAACGTTTCCCACAACTGCTGGACATAAAAAACCCACTGAACCAAAACAAGAGCTGAGGACCGTGTGCATCAGAGACTCGCAGTCGATTCTTGTCACGACTAGAGGAGGAAACACAGGAGTGGTGAAAGTGCAGACGTCAGAGAAGAAGAGAAGCAGCACTTTACCGCACAGCTCCGCTTTTTCCATCTCTCCACAACTTCAAGCCTTTCTGCTGTCGAAAACTTCCACGTCTGTTCCATCTTTACCTCCCGTCACACCTCGCTCGAAGGATTTCAGTTGGTTCAGCTCATCTACTGTCAGGACGGAAACCTCTTCGGTCACCTGCAGTGATTCGTCTTCGGGAAGAAGATTAATGACGAGTAACGTGCAGACTTCAGTCTCCAAATGCGCCGCGAATCCCCCGCAGCAGATGACATCAGATCAGTCCACACTTCAGAAGGTTTTCCTGCTCGACCCGACATCGAACAGCACCACGACTTCCGCAGCGTGCGCGACGCCGGGGTCAAGGGTCATGTTTGTCAATCACCCGTCCGTCTCTAACAACTCGACACTTTCTGTTCCAAAAGGTGTGTGCGCTTCCGACATTTCCCCGCCCGCGCTCAAAGCCTTGAAGGTGATTCCCAATCTGAAGACAAGTTTTGGAAGCAGCGCTGCCGGTCCGGTGATGAACATCCCGGGCATCAGTTTTCCAGGATTAAACTCAAGAATGCTGAGCACACGCAAGACCGTGTCGCCTGTGACTGAAGTCTCCGCTAAAACCACACCCGTGATGTCAACGAACCACACCCTCAGTCATGAAAGAAGGAATGATTCAGGAACCAGTGATGCCGTTCACAAGACGGCCGCTTCTGCTGACGGAAAGACCTTTACATTTTCAACACTGGGCACGGGTCACATGGCGTCCTCTGAGCTGCTGTGTGTCATGAAGGACCCGTCCACATCACCTGTGCTCAACGTTCTGAATAATAAATCAGGTTTGGTCGTCGGCGGCTCAGattcttctttctctttttcaggAAGTTTGATGAGCAAACGCACTACAAAACCACACGTGATGTCACCACCCTCATCTGTTCCTCACACAACACCTGTGACATCCCATCCGTCTTCGGTACAAACGCAAACAGGAAGTAGTTCTACATCATGTCCTCCTGTAGTCATGAGCTCCGGGGTGAGAAGCGTGCAGGAGAAGATTGTGATCAACACCAGCGCACCGCTGGCTCCTGGAACTCAACTCCTCATCAATAACACCAGATTTCTGGTTCCTCCTCGAGGTCTTGGTGCTGGCAGTCATGTTCTGCTCATCTCCAGCTCATGTCCTGGTGGCGGTGTCGGGTCTGTTCCTCCCAGAGGTCTGAACGCCTCAGTTCCATCAGTCGTTCAGGGTACAAAAGTGTCGTCGCCTCAGCAGTCACAGGCCAGACTCCCATCACCCACCACATCTTCAGATGGAGTCTGTCAGCAGACGAGTCCTTCTCAAGCTCTTCCTGCTGGTGTGTCCTCAGAACCCAGCTTGGCTAGCGTTGTGAGACTTCCTGTGATTCAGACCTCAGACCTCACAGTTCATCCGTCGCCGAGCGCGAGCAGCGGTTCCACGTCTGTCGTCTGTTCTCGTTCGCAGGGACGTTTACTGAGCACAACATCTGCAGTTCTACAGTCAACATCAGTTAACACTGTGATTTCCCAGAATGCACCAGTGATGACCAGAGCACCCACTATAACAAGAATGCAGAAACTTCCCGTTGCGACGGTTCCACCGATCGGCTGTCCAGCCACCATTCCTCCATCCATGAACTCTGTTATAATGACACcccgtcagccaatcagagcgcTGCAACCCGGAACTATCGGAACTGTCGTTCAAAGCACATCCGCTCTACAGATGATCAGCGGCACCTTCAGCAAACTGCTGTTGAGTCCAGACGGAGCGGTTCTAAATATAATCCAAACATCGTCTGACACACACGTTACAAGAAAACCAACGACGGCTCAAGTCAATCATCCAATCACAAGAGTTACTGTAGCTGATGATCCACTGAGATCCCCAACAGAGAATCCTGACAGACTTGATCAGTGA